The Procambarus clarkii isolate CNS0578487 chromosome 56, FALCON_Pclarkii_2.0, whole genome shotgun sequence genome includes a region encoding these proteins:
- the LOC138353085 gene encoding nucleolysin TIAR-like, with the protein MAHSEQNRTLYVGNLDSTVTEDLIMMLFGQLGEVRSCKMFREPTTDPYCFVEFCDHMTALNAITMMNDKMLQSRKMRVDWATGQGNKNKYTKVDTSRHHHVYVGDLSPEIDEQALREAFQVFGEISDCKVVKDPQSFKSRGYGFVVFVKKMDAETSISAMNGQWLGRKMIKTRWATRKPANTPNENKPEQKKLNYEEVYNQTTPTNTTVFCGGLKQDISEEMLHKSFQPHGQIEKIKIFKEKGYAFIKYTSKESACQAIVELHNSNLNGQIIRCSWGKDTGVDQANNPAQDANGAQPSMPSYPNGGGYPSQMGQMGYWQYYPQQMPYNQMPYNQYAYGYQPNPGYMWMGWGQQGWGQPGQPGPPAPQQGQPQQ; encoded by the coding sequence ATGGCACACTCAGAGCAGAACAGGACGTTGTACGTGGGCAACCTGGACAGCACAGTCACCGAGGACCTCATCATGATGCTGTTTGGCCAGCTGGGTGAGGTTCGCAGCTGCAAGATGTTCCGCGAGCCCACCACAGACCCTTATTGCTTTGTTGAGTTTTGTGATCATATGACAGCTCTTAATGCCATCACTATGATGAATGACAAGATGCTTCAGAGTCGGAAAATGCGAGTGGATTGGGCGACTGGACAGGGTAATAAGAACAAATATACCAAAGTAGATACCAGTAGGCACCATCATGTATATGTTGGCGATCTTAGTCCTGAAATAGATGAACAGGCCCTCAGGGAGGCTTTTCAGGTATTTGGTGAAATTTCAGACTGCAAGGTAGTTAAGGACCCACAGAGTTTCAAGTCTCGAGGCTATGGATTTGTTGTGTTTGTGAAGAAGATGGATGCAGAAACAAGTATCAGTGCAATGAATGGCCAGTGGCTTGGCCGAAAGATGATCAAAACTCGTTGGGCTACTCGTAAACCTGCAAACACTCCTAATGAAAACAAACCCGAACAAAAGAAGCTGAATTATGAAGAAGTATACAACCAGACAACTCCCACCAACACAACTGTGTTTTGTGGAGGCTTGAAACAAGACATATCAGAAGAAATGTTACATAAGTCTTTCCAGCCCCATGGTCAGATTGAAAAAATTAAGATATTTAAAGAGAAGGGGTATGCTTTCATAAAATACACAAGCAAGGAGAGTGCATGTCAGGCAATTGTCGAGTTACACAATTCTAACTTAAATGGTCAAATTATAAGGTGCTCCTGGGGTAAAGATACGGGTGTTGACCAAGCCAACAATCCAGCCCAAGATGCCAATGGAGCCCAGCCTAGCATGCCCAGCTATCCTAATGGTGGAGGTTATCCCAGTCAGATGGGGCAGATGGGGTATTGGCAATACTATCCTCAGCAGATGCCCTACAACCAAATGCCCTATAACCAATATGCTTATGGCTACCAGCCCAACCCTGGCTACATGTGGATGGGTTGGGGCCAGCAAGGATGGGGCCAACCTGGCCAGCCAGGGCCTCCAGCACCCCAGCAGGGGCAACCCCAACAGTGA